From the Paraflavitalea soli genome, the window ATGATACGCTTGGTAACCCGGTACACCTTTCTTCTTTTAAGGGAAAGTATGTGCTGATCGATTTCTGGGCCAGCTGGTGCGGTCCCTGCCGCATGGAAAACCCCAATGTGGTAGCTGCCTTTAATAAATATAAGGAGAAAGGCTTCCATGTACTGGGCGTTTCGCTGGATCAACCTACTGCCAAGGAAAAGTGGATCAAAGCGATCCATGACGATAAGCTCACCTGGACGCATGTATCGGACCTTCAGTTCTGGAAAAATGCGGTAGCTGTTCAGTATGGTATACAGGCCATTCCGCAGAATTTCCTGCTCGATCCTCAGGGTAAGATCATTGGCAAGAACCTGCGTGGGGAAGACCTGCAGAAGAAGCTGGCGGAGTTGTTTAATTAGAATACAGAATATAGAATCCAGAATACAGAAGTAGGAAGACCGGAAGACGGAAGTCGGGAGAAAAACAACCACGTAATTACTGGCTTTCGGCTATTTCTGAGGTTGGAAACAGGCGGCCAATGCAACTGTTCATATATAATTCACCGTCCGGTTGTAATATCGCAGCCAAATTGGCTACAAATACTTTATAATAATTGAGATTTATGAAAAAACTGCTTTTTATTCCCTTGGCTTTATCTGTTGTTTTTGTGAATGGCCAGTCGCTGAGCCGTAAGGCTGTATTTGCAAAGGGTCAGCAACTGGAGCGGGTATCTACTATCAAGATGACCTTTGCTATGGAAATGATGGGTCAGAGTATTGATATGAATAATAACAATACGATCACCTCGCTGGTAGAAGTAAAGAATGCAACGGATAAGGATTATGCTATTGCCAGCACCGTAAAACGGGTAGTAACCTCTATGAGCGGTATGGGACAGGAGATGAGCTATGATTCAGATAAGAAAGATGGGGCTCCCAATGAAATGGGGCAGAAGATGGCAGAAATGGTCGGTAAAACGAGCAATATCACGATCAATTCGAAGGGATTCATTACTACAAGTGATGATACTACCGGTGGTGGTCCTAAAGCAGGTGGTTTTATGGGTATGACGGGTGGTTTGACCAGTGCGAGTAACAAGCCCGGCAGCAGTTATGACCTGATCGCCAACCTGCCTGAAAAAGCCCTGAAAGTAGGTGATACCTGGATTGACTCTACTGTATCGAAAGAAGGCAAAGCGGTTACCAACTATAAAGTACTTGACATTAAAGGGGATGAAGCTACGGTGAGCATGGATGGAACGGTAACCCAAACAGGGGAAACTGAAAATAATGGTATGACGATTAACCTCAGTATTCAAGGTACTTCCAAAGGAACCTTTGCTATGGAAGTAGCAACCGGTATTATTAAGAAGCGCAATGTGTTGCTGGATGCTACAGGCACTATGGATGTAGCTGGTCAATCGGCTCCTTTTACCATGAAGTTGAATATGGACGAAGGCGTGACGAAGAAGTAGGGGGGAGCTAGCCCTGGAGGATCCGGTCGAGGATCTTTTCCATGGATTGCAATTGTTTATCTGCTTCACTTATTATAAGCGGCTGGTCTCCGGCCGCTTTTTGTTGTGTGGCATACCAAAGAACCACCATGGCTACATAATCCTGCATGTCTTTGCCGGCAAACTGGGTTTTGAACTCAATGATCTTGTCGTTGATGAGCTTAATGGTCTTTCGAACCACTTCTTCATCGGGGGGCGCGATGCGAATCCGGTAGGTTCTATCGCCAATCACTACATTTATCGGAATTAATTCTTCCATTGCTTGCAAATTTGAAAAGAGTATTCTATATTTATCCACACAGAATTAACAATTGGATATCTGGTACACTTTGGACACTAATGGATCGTTTTGGATGTTAAGGAAATTATGAGCCCGTATTCTATGATTACGTCACCAAAACCAAGCGAACTATGTTTGCAAAAGTAAAGTCGTCCATCTTCATCGATGTCCTGACACTCGAATTAGTAGCACCGATCCGTTCCAGCCTAAGAGCCATTTTACGAGACGAAAAAGGCGATGAATGCAGCCGCCTGGAGGCCAGTGTTCCCAAAGGGGACAATACCGTTACCTGGAAGGGCCTCAACGATCTACCATATGGCATCTACACTTTAGAGCTTTCACAAGGAGAAGATGAAATGAAAATGCGTTTAGTGAAACGCGTATAACTAATTGATCTTATTGACTCAGCATGGCAATACACCGGTCTATTTCCCGGATGTAGAGATGCAGGCGTTTGTCCAATTCTTTCCTGTCCGCTTCGTCAAGCTGGCCTGTCGCTGTTTTTAAAGCCGCCATCTTGATTTCCAGTTCTTCGATCTTTTTGGCCTGCAATGCATCCTTTGCTTTCAGTTCCTTCAACTCTTTTGACAGCCGGTCATTGTCCTTTTGCAGCACCTGGTATTGCTGCAGCACCTGCTGCAGTTTCTCATTGACGCGTTTCCATGGTTGCTGAGTATCTGACATGCCTATTAATTTCGAATGTAGGATTCCGGGTTTAGGATTCTCTTGCTGCGGCAAAGAAGCTCCTTTACCGGTTACTTCCTTATTTCAGCCTGGAGGTCTTTTTCCAGTGCTGTCATGATCTTATTCATCATACCATCAATTTCCTTATCGGTGAGGGTCTTTTCTTCATCGAGGAAAGTAAAGCTGACGGCCAGTGATTTCTTGTCGGCACCAATTTTCCCGCTTTCAAAAATATCGAACAGCTGTACTTCCTGCAGTTTTGCGATCTGTGTTTTTCTTACCGTAGACTCTACCTCTGCAAAGGGTAAGGTTTTAGGTACGATCATGGCAAGGTCGCGGTGAACAGGTAATTGTTTGGGTAAGTCGGTAAATTTCAGTACGCCTTTGGCTACTTTCTTCAGCAATAATTCCCAGTCAATATCGGCAAAGAATACGGGCTGCTTGATGTCAAAACGCTTGAGTTCATGGGGGGCTACGGCGCCTAAAGTGGCGATTACTTCATTATTGATCCTTACTTCCAGACCGTCTGCCAACTTTTGAGTTGTGGTGGCCTGCCAGCTTGATTTAGTAATGCCGGAAAGCTGCAATATTCTTGCCACGATTCCTTTAAGATAGTAAAGATCAACAGTGTATCCCTTTGTTTTCCAGGAATCTTCTTTTACCTGGCCGGTAATGTACAGGCAAACATGTTCCTGCTCATTGTAGTTGCCGGGCGCCAGTTTATGGTATGTTTTACCAAACTCAAAGAATTGCAGGTTGTGGTTCTTTCTGTTGAGGTTGTGGGCAATGGCTTCCAGGCCTGTTTCGAGCATGGAAGGGCGCATGATATTGTGGTCGGCGCTGAGGTTATTCAGCAGCCGGACGGCTGTATCCAATTCTGCTTCATCGAAATAGGCAGCATTGGTGATGGAGTTGGTAAATATTTCATTGAAGCCCAATCCTACGAGGTAGTTGGCTGATTTTTCCTTGTAGGTATGCTTGTAGCTGTCTGTTTCAATAGAAGGGGAGATCATGATGGAGGTCGGGATCTCTACATTGTCGAGGCCATCTATGCGCATGATCTCTTCCACTACATCGGCGGGCAGGCTGATATCGGGCTTGCTGTAAGGAGCATTGACCCAGATATTGTCCATGCCTTCTTTGATGATCTCAAATCCGAGGGTGGTCAGGATCTTTTTTACGGTATCGGGGTGGTAGCTTTTACCGCTCAGTTTGCGGAGGTAGTGGTATTTGAGTACGACGGAGGCCTTTTCGCGTGGGTCGGGGTACACGTCCACTATGTCGGAGGCTATTTCGCCACCGGCCAGCTCTTTGATCATCATGGTGGCCCTCTTCAATACGTTGACGGTATTGCTGATGTCTACATTCTTTTCGAAGCGGGTGGCTGCATCGGTACGCAGGCCGTGGCGGAAAGATGTTTTACGGATATCAATGGGGTTGAACCAGGCGCTTTCCAGGAAGATGTTTTTGGTATCTGCCTTTACTCCGCTATGGAGGCCGCCAAATACGCCGGCAATACACATGGGCTCGCTGTCGCCATTGCAGATGATCAGGTCTTCGGCATTGAGCTTTCGGGTCTTTTCATCGAGGGATACGAAGGGTGTCCCTTCGGGCAGGTTCTTCACCAGTACTTTGCGGCCTTTGATAGCTTCTGCATTGAACGCATGCAGGGGCTGGCCGGTTTCGTGGAGTATGAAGTTGGTAATATCTACAATATTATTAATGGGGCGCTGGCCGATAGACCGGAGCCTGTCCTGCAGCCACTGGGGGCTTTCCTTTACCTGTACGTTGGTGATGCTTACGCCGCTGTAACGCTGGCAGGCATTGGTATTTTCAATTTCTACGGCTACAGGAAGGGTGGTATTGTCGGTTTTAAAGCTGTTGCTGAAAGGTGACTTTACCCGGTAATCCTTTTTATCGTGGTGAACGAGGTAGGCGGTCACATCCCTGGCCACACCCAGGTGGCTCATGGCATCCATGCGGTTAGGGGTAAGGCCAATTTCAAATACCCAGTCGGTATAGGGTTTGAAATAAGCGGCCGCAGCGGTACCTACTTTTACTTCGGCGGGCAGTACCAGGATACCTTCGTGGTGATCGCTGAGGCCAATTTCATCTTCAGCACAGATCATCCCATAGCTTTCGACTCCCCTGATCTTGGCCACTTTCATGGTGAGGGGATCGCCATTCTTGGGATAGATGGTGGCGCCTACGGGGGCTACGATCACTTTTTGTCCGGCTGCTACATTGGGAGCGCCACATACAATCTGTAAGGGATCGCCGCTGCCAATATTAACGGTAGTGAGGGAGAGTTTATCAGCATTGGGGTGCTTTTCACGGGTGAGCACTTCTCCAATAACAAGTCCCTGCAAGCCACCTTTAAGGCTTTCATATCTTTCCAGGTTTTCTACTTCCAGGCCTACCGCTGTTAATATTTTGCTCAGTCGCTCCGGTTCAATGGTTACCGGTAAATATTCATGTAACCAGTTATACGAGATCGTCATTACTTAGTTTGATCTTTTGATGTTGATTTACTTGCTTTGCTCCTGCTGGTCCAATCTGCGCAGCCTTTTTGGGGCTTACCAGTGGTATTCAGGCGAGGTGCAAAGATAAGGATATGACGGCAAGGATGAGAGGGCCAGACGGGGAAGTATCTCAGTCAGTTACAACAAATTCCAGCCTATTGCTTTATTGACAGCGGTGCTGATAACACCGATGGCTGCATTCAAGGCGCCTTCCACGGCAATGAGGCCCAGTCCTTCTACTGCCAGGAGCACGGTGCGGTAGGAGTTTTTTTGTATTTGAATGTGTAAGAGGGCTTCTTCTTTGGTGATCTTGCCTTCGATCTTCAGTTTGGCGATCATGGCCAGGTTTTGTACAAAGGCTTTGCTTTCCTTTTCTACATAGGGTTTTGCTTCTTTCCAGAAGTTCTGTAAAACAGGTTTGGCTGCATTGAGCATGTCTTTGGCGAGTGCAGAAACGTTGAGTGCCATATAAATTATTTTAAATAGTGAATGGTTGATTATTGTGCTTTGGCTCTTGCTTTGAGTGCCATGATGAATTTAAACATAGCTGTGTACTGGGTTTCGAAAGCACTCTTCAGGAGAGTGACATCGGATTTGGAGAGCAGGCCATTGGGTTTCTGTTTGTGCAGGGAGTCCATGAGTGTAATATTCTCGTCGAGGAGATCGAGCATATTGATCATGATCTTGTTTTTTTCAATGGCATTGTTGCGGATGCGTACCGTGCGTGATTTTACGCGCAGTCCTTCATAGAAGGGAAGGGAGTTGGTGTAAGAGAGGTCCTGGGAGCCGGGATTGGTCTCATGCTTCACGAAAAATGTGGTGGTGCTTTGCTGCATTTCGCTCAGGGTCTTGTCTGTTACCTCATCATAGGCAGATAGCAGGGTCACCTTGCAGGCAGTAAACAGGAAGATGCTTACAAGCAGAAATCCGGCGATCTTCTTTACTGTTGGTAGTGCTGTCATAATTGTAGATTAGAGTGATTAATAGCGTATGTTCTCCAGGTTCGGGTTTATTTGACCCCTCCGCTCCAGAAATAATTACCATGGGTATCCTGGTACCAGAGTGGGTTGTTATTGACGGGTTCACCATCGGGGATGGTGGCGGTAAACTGTAGTACGGTACCGGCCGGCACTACCTGTACGATGGCGGCCCGGGTATTGGGAGCCTTGCGCAGGTTGAGCTTTACGGTAACGGTAACACTGCCTGTTTGTGCCGTGGTAGTAGGTCCGGCTGGTGCATTGCCGGTGCAGGTCTCGAACTCTGCGGCTACATCACGCAACAATTGTTCGTAGGTACGGCGGCTGCGAGCCAATCCTGTAACGGGATCGGTTTTGCGGGCAGGGTCCAGGAAAAAGTGACCTACGATGTCTTTGGCGGGGTTGAGGTTGTATACAAAACAGAGTTTGGCCAGGGTCCATACAAATTTCTCATAGGCTTTGTCGGCATTGATGGCCCCGCCGTAACAATACTCCACACCAATGGCCCCGTCGTTGGCATTAATGCCATAGAGTTCGTTGTCTTTGGTAACCTTCTTTAGTACATGGAAGGCTTTTTCTGCGGATGCTGTTAATGCGGGCACGCACTCGAGTATTTCCTTATCATCTACAAACAAATGGGCGGAGGCTGTTTTGGCAGGTTCCACGGTTTTGGCGGTATTGATGTAGAACTGTATGTTGTTGGCAGCGGTGGAACCGGGGTTGCCGGTATCGTGTGCTACGAGGAAGCGTACTTTTTGAATGGGTGTGCCTGCTCTCCGGCGTGAGGGTACAGGCAGGTAACGGGGTATGACGATGAATTTTTCGTTGAATGTACCGGGCATAACTAGTGCATTTAAAGGTTAACCAACTGCTTTTTCTTCTGCGTCTTCTGTGCCTTCGGCAGGGGGTGGGGCTGCGTTCTCTGTTACTGCCAACATCTTCTTGTGTAAAATGGTATTGCCTTCCGCATCGGTGATGAGGAGCATCAGTTCGGTCTTGTCTTTGGCTTCCTCCGGAATGGTATAGGTAAAGGTGATCTCCTGGTCGGTGATCTGGGTATCAACGATGGGTTGATCATCTATTTTGATGATCAGTTTTTGGCTGGTGAGCTTGCTGCCTTTGATGACGATATGGTTGTCACCTTCTTTGGCGAGTTCATCGGGTGAGGTGCTGGTGATGCTGATGGTGGGGTCGTTGAGTTTATTGGGCCGGTTGTCCTTGGGACTAAAGAGTACATCGAATACTTCTTTGAGTTTTTGGGTAGCAATATCGGTGAAGAGGCCGGAAAGGATGGCCAGGGTAAGGATGCGATCGATGTCGGCATTGGCGGGATCGTTGGTAGCGCCAAAAGCGAAATATAAAGCGAGGGCGAGGGCCGAGGCGGTGAAAGGGCGTACAAAATACCACAGTATCCAGCTTTGCTGGAATTTACCAGCGCCTACAAAGGTGGTAAAGGAGGTGGCGACATGGATCATATTGCCCAGGAAGCCTCCTGTGGCGACCAGCAGGAGCAGGATTATGTTGAGGTTAATATAAGCATGGGTGACCGGGGAGGCGGCAGCTTTTGCCGGTGTGGCCACCAGGGATGAATCGGTTTTGGCCAGGGATGGCTGCTGAACACTGGTATCGGTGGCGGTATCTGTTTTTGTTATCGTGACTGTCTTTGTGAGGAGGGTATCGGCTGCCGGGATGGCGGACGCATGCTGGAGATTACAGGCATTGGTATCGAGGGTCATTGCAAACCAGTGGTATCTGTAGAGGGCGCATTTTTTACCGGGTTCCGGTAATCTGTCGGGCCAGAAAGCGATAATGATGATGATGGAGAATACGGTGAAGAGGATCAGCAGGATGCCGGCGGCGATCTTTCCTCCTTTCGTGATCTGTGGATCTGCGATGTCGTTGTCTGCCATGTAGGTTATTTGAAAGGTTAGCAATCTTGCATTACAAGGTAAGTGTGATCATGGGGTAGTATGTGAAACTACTGGTGTGTCCGGATTAATGCTATTGGTTGGGCAGGACGGGCAAAGCTGGTAAGAATATTTGTTATAATCAATACCACAAACTGGGTAGATGCGGATACCGAAGGGAGGGGCTAAGAAGGAGGAAAGGGGGGGGTGGAGGGGTATGGGACTATCAGGGTACTATAGCCTACGGATCTCGTACCTGACTGGAGCGGGACAGGGTCTCGATAAAGTCTCTACAAGGTAGGGGAAAGCTAGTTTTTGTTGATCAAAAAGCTAAATGGGGGGATGGTTTCTGACAAGATGCGGTGAATGCGGGTGGCACGGCGTTCCATGCGGTAGTGGCGGATCCTGGCAATTTCGACGGTGTTGGAGAAAGCGAGGGCTTTGGTGGTCAATAAGCGGCTGCACAACTTTTCGTACTGTATGAGTAGCTCCAGTTCTTCTCCCTGCTGATCGTTCAGCAATACCTCATAGTGCCTTAGTTGATATACCCGCATGAGACTTAAAATTGATGCTACTACTAATATCGGTCATAAAACAATACCAGTAAAGCTTTGTTCATTTTTTATGCCTAAAGTTAATGATTTAATACCGGTTTCAGCATCATGGAAGCGTTAAAACCCACGCTCTATAAGTGTTTTCTGCTAGCCGGAAAGGGTAAACCCTTAGCCCTGCTGTATCTCACCGGGCGAACCTGTTTACCAAATTTTTGGGGTATAATATCTTCGCACAGGGTGTGTGGATTTCCTTTGGGAAAGGGTGGTAAACTTTTGTAAATTGGGAATATCCTGCACATCTATGTGGATAACCCCATAAAAGGTGTGAATCGGTTCGTGAATTGCGGGTGATTAAATATAGGTTCCAGTTTTTTTTTTCCGGGACGTTGGGGGGTTATATATTCGCCGTCCTGACTAGAGCGGTAACATTCAGGTAACCCTGGATTAACAATTTCGTAACACAAGACTGGAATACTAACCCGCAAGTCATTAGTGCCGTTTTCGGACGGCATTGAGTGACCAGGAAATTCCGTCCCCCTAAAGCAGAAACCAGCGTTCAGTGGATTGTATTGCCAACGTTTCATTTACTTACTGACCAATTGAACCCATGGAGTTAACGAATTTCAATAAAGATCGCAAGCAGCGCCGGAAGCCATCCATCGATATGAGTACGATGGTGTATGGAAAAGTACCTCCGCAGGCCAAGGACCTGGAAGAAGCTGTACTGGGTGCTATCATGCTGGAAAAGAGCGCCTTCGATACGGTGATAGAGATACTTAAACCGGAATGTTTTTATGTGGATGCGAACCAGCGCATTTACCGGGCTATGCTTAGCCTGCAGCAAAAGAACCAGCCTATCGATATCCTGACGGTGGTGGAAGAGCTGAGAAGCAAGGATGAGCTGGAAATGGTAGGTGGTCCTTACTATGTAACGAGGCTTACGAATGCGGTGGTTTCATCGGCCAATATTGACGCACACTCCCGGATCATCCTGCAAAAGTTTATCCAGCGTGAGCTGATCCGCATCAGCGGCGAGATCATCAGTGAATCTTATGAGGACAGCACGGATGTGTTTGACCTGCTGGATGAAGCAGAAAGCAAATTGTTTGAGATCACGAATAATCACCTGCGTAAGAATTTTGACAGTATCGACAGTGTGTTGGTGAAAACGGTGCAGCGTATTGAAGACATGCGGGCCCGTACGGAAGATATTACGGGGGTCCCGAGTGGATTTGTATCGCTGGACAAGGTAACGTATGGCTGGCAACCTTCTGACCTGGTGATCCTGGCGGCCCGTCCTGCGGTAGGTAAAACAGCCTTCGCCCTCAATCTGGTTCGGAATGCAGCTTTGGATCCGCGGAAGCCCACGCCGGTGGCTTTCTTCAGCCTTGAAATGAGCTCGGCGCAGCTGGTACAACGTATCCTCTCGGCCGAAAGTGAGATCTGGCTGGAAAAGATCTCGCGTGGTAAAATGGAAGAACATGAGATGAAGCAATTGTATGCCAAGGGTATTCAAAAGCTGGCACAAGCGCCCATCTTCATCGATGATACAGCGGCTCTCAACGTATTTGAGCTGCGTGCGAAAGCGCGCCGTTTGAAGAACAAGCACAATATCGGCCTGATCATCATTGACTACCTGCAGCTGATGAGTGGTGGCGGTGGTAAGAACCAAAACCGTGAGCAGGAGATCAGTACGATCTCGCGTAACCTGAAAACGCTGGCGAAGGAGTTGATGGTGCCCATTATTGCGCTGTCGCAGTTAAGCCGGGCGGTGGAAACGCGTAAAGAGGGTAACAAGATGCCGCAGTTGAGTGACCTTCGGGAATCGGGAGCGATCGAGCAGGATGCGGACATGGTAATGTTCATTTACCGCCCTGAGTACTATGATATCACCTCCAATGAAATGGGGGAAAGCAATAAAGGGGAAACGCATATCCGGATAGCCAAACACCGTAACGGTTCGCTGGAAACGATCAAGCTGCGCGCCTTGCTGCATATCCAGAAATTTGAAGAGATGGAGCAGGATGACTTTGGCGGTATTGGCGGCGCCCCCGGCGGCGGTAGTTGGAAGCCGGTGCCTACTGAAGGAGGAGCTGATGGCGGTGGCGCCAAGCTGTTCATACAGGCCGGCAGCAAGATGAACGATATGCCTTTTGGCGATGATGATGACGCTCCTTTTTAGGCAACGAGGAAAAAAAGCAACCAGGCAGCGAGGCAAAAAGGGAACGAGGCAACGAAGGAAGGCTATTTCGTGTCAGGTAAGCAGACTATAAAAATAATATTATAAACTTCTGAGGTTTCTATCCTAAGCCCTCCCAAACATGCAACGGGGAGGGCTTTTTTATTTATTTAATAAAATGCCTATAAAGCATTGAAAAACAAATAATTCGAATTCGCCTATGTAAAAAATATTAACCCTAAAAAGAACAGTTCGTCATAGAAAATGAGTCGAGGCGTCATAGCAAAAGAGTCGATACGTCACTGAAAATGTGTCGATGCGTCACTAAAAAAGGCAAAGTGTACTTTAAAAAAGATATTTTTGAAACAAATTAGTATACAAAATATTCTTTTTGGCTAAAAAAATTAGTAATTTTGTCTTGATCTCATATAAATGAATACTCACAAAAATAAAATCTTCACTAAAGATCAAATTGATAAGATAGGTAATACAATCATTTACTTGTCTCATGGCCTCACTGATCTAAATAAAACTAAGATTTTAAAGCTCCTATTTATATTGGAAGAGGCTTCCATCAAAAAGTATGGGTATCCTTTTTTTAATATAGATTTTCAGCTCTGGAAGCATGGCCCTGTTGTGAAGGACATTTATATAGATTTGTGCGAAGAGACTCCCAATTTGTTAAAGGATTATATTCTGAGGGATTCGCAAACTACATCAAACTTTGTTGCAAAGAAACCCTTTTGTGATGATGAATTTAGCGATAATGATATTGAGATATTGGATAGAATTGTATCATTTGCAAAACAAAAGAATGCAAAATATTTGGTGAATCACACACACGATCAAAATTCACTTTGGAGGAAATCTGCCATTAAATATGGTATTCTTGAATCATTGGAGAATGAATTAATAAATAGCACAGATTTTGAAATTGATTTCAATTTACTTTTTGAAAATGCTGAATCAAATTACTTCAAGGAAAGATACGAAGAGGCTAAGGACAATAGAGAGTTTGTGCGGCAATTAAAAAACTGACGTGTTCTCACCTAGACAAATAATCTATATTACACCTTTTTATTTCAAAAACGGCAACACTCCAAAACCTAAATATTTAGTCGTTCTGGCAAATGAAAGTAATAAAACGATAGTAGCTTCTCTGACAACCAGGACAAACCATGTCCCATCATTTGTAAATAAATCTCATGGGTGTATAAATATTGATGATAGATGTTATAATGCATATGTCTTCGACCCAGGCAAAATAATTGGTGATGCTGGTTTCTTTTTCCCTGATCCACGACCGACCTTTATTTACGGAAACGAAGTAGACGATTTCGATGTGACAACCCTAGAAAGTGTCTATCCCATCGAAGGGGTGGATTATGAAATTAAGGATACTTTAAAACAAGATGAGTATGAATCCTTAATTAAATGCCTTCAGGCTAGTAGAAGCGTGAAGAGGAAGATAAAAAAGTTG encodes:
- a CDS encoding N-acetylmuramoyl-L-alanine amidase, with product MPGTFNEKFIVIPRYLPVPSRRRAGTPIQKVRFLVAHDTGNPGSTAANNIQFYINTAKTVEPAKTASAHLFVDDKEILECVPALTASAEKAFHVLKKVTKDNELYGINANDGAIGVEYCYGGAINADKAYEKFVWTLAKLCFVYNLNPAKDIVGHFFLDPARKTDPVTGLARSRRTYEQLLRDVAAEFETCTGNAPAGPTTTAQTGSVTVTVKLNLRKAPNTRAAIVQVVPAGTVLQFTATIPDGEPVNNNPLWYQDTHGNYFWSGGVK
- a CDS encoding cell division protein ZapA, whose amino-acid sequence is MEELIPINVVIGDRTYRIRIAPPDEEVVRKTIKLINDKIIEFKTQFAGKDMQDYVAMVVLWYATQQKAAGDQPLIISEADKQLQSMEKILDRILQG
- a CDS encoding Panacea domain-containing protein, which codes for MNTHKNKIFTKDQIDKIGNTIIYLSHGLTDLNKTKILKLLFILEEASIKKYGYPFFNIDFQLWKHGPVVKDIYIDLCEETPNLLKDYILRDSQTTSNFVAKKPFCDDEFSDNDIEILDRIVSFAKQKNAKYLVNHTHDQNSLWRKSAIKYGILESLENELINSTDFEIDFNLLFENAESNYFKERYEEAKDNREFVRQLKN
- the dnaB gene encoding replicative DNA helicase gives rise to the protein MELTNFNKDRKQRRKPSIDMSTMVYGKVPPQAKDLEEAVLGAIMLEKSAFDTVIEILKPECFYVDANQRIYRAMLSLQQKNQPIDILTVVEELRSKDELEMVGGPYYVTRLTNAVVSSANIDAHSRIILQKFIQRELIRISGEIISESYEDSTDVFDLLDEAESKLFEITNNHLRKNFDSIDSVLVKTVQRIEDMRARTEDITGVPSGFVSLDKVTYGWQPSDLVILAARPAVGKTAFALNLVRNAALDPRKPTPVAFFSLEMSSAQLVQRILSAESEIWLEKISRGKMEEHEMKQLYAKGIQKLAQAPIFIDDTAALNVFELRAKARRLKNKHNIGLIIIDYLQLMSGGGGKNQNREQEISTISRNLKTLAKELMVPIIALSQLSRAVETRKEGNKMPQLSDLRESGAIEQDADMVMFIYRPEYYDITSNEMGESNKGETHIRIAKHRNGSLETIKLRALLHIQKFEEMEQDDFGGIGGAPGGGSWKPVPTEGGADGGGAKLFIQAGSKMNDMPFGDDDDAPF
- a CDS encoding DUF6263 family protein, encoding MKKLLFIPLALSVVFVNGQSLSRKAVFAKGQQLERVSTIKMTFAMEMMGQSIDMNNNNTITSLVEVKNATDKDYAIASTVKRVVTSMSGMGQEMSYDSDKKDGAPNEMGQKMAEMVGKTSNITINSKGFITTSDDTTGGGPKAGGFMGMTGGLTSASNKPGSSYDLIANLPEKALKVGDTWIDSTVSKEGKAVTNYKVLDIKGDEATVSMDGTVTQTGETENNGMTINLSIQGTSKGTFAMEVATGIIKKRNVLLDATGTMDVAGQSAPFTMKLNMDEGVTKK
- a CDS encoding IPT/TIG domain-containing protein, encoding MADNDIADPQITKGGKIAAGILLILFTVFSIIIIIAFWPDRLPEPGKKCALYRYHWFAMTLDTNACNLQHASAIPAADTLLTKTVTITKTDTATDTSVQQPSLAKTDSSLVATPAKAAASPVTHAYINLNIILLLLVATGGFLGNMIHVATSFTTFVGAGKFQQSWILWYFVRPFTASALALALYFAFGATNDPANADIDRILTLAILSGLFTDIATQKLKEVFDVLFSPKDNRPNKLNDPTISITSTSPDELAKEGDNHIVIKGSKLTSQKLIIKIDDQPIVDTQITDQEITFTYTIPEEAKDKTELMLLITDAEGNTILHKKMLAVTENAAPPPAEGTEDAEEKAVG
- the pheT gene encoding phenylalanine--tRNA ligase subunit beta, whose protein sequence is MTISYNWLHEYLPVTIEPERLSKILTAVGLEVENLERYESLKGGLQGLVIGEVLTREKHPNADKLSLTTVNIGSGDPLQIVCGAPNVAAGQKVIVAPVGATIYPKNGDPLTMKVAKIRGVESYGMICAEDEIGLSDHHEGILVLPAEVKVGTAAAAYFKPYTDWVFEIGLTPNRMDAMSHLGVARDVTAYLVHHDKKDYRVKSPFSNSFKTDNTTLPVAVEIENTNACQRYSGVSITNVQVKESPQWLQDRLRSIGQRPINNIVDITNFILHETGQPLHAFNAEAIKGRKVLVKNLPEGTPFVSLDEKTRKLNAEDLIICNGDSEPMCIAGVFGGLHSGVKADTKNIFLESAWFNPIDIRKTSFRHGLRTDAATRFEKNVDISNTVNVLKRATMMIKELAGGEIASDIVDVYPDPREKASVVLKYHYLRKLSGKSYHPDTVKKILTTLGFEIIKEGMDNIWVNAPYSKPDISLPADVVEEIMRIDGLDNVEIPTSIMISPSIETDSYKHTYKEKSANYLVGLGFNEIFTNSITNAAYFDEAELDTAVRLLNNLSADHNIMRPSMLETGLEAIAHNLNRKNHNLQFFEFGKTYHKLAPGNYNEQEHVCLYITGQVKEDSWKTKGYTVDLYYLKGIVARILQLSGITKSSWQATTTQKLADGLEVRINNEVIATLGAVAPHELKRFDIKQPVFFADIDWELLLKKVAKGVLKFTDLPKQLPVHRDLAMIVPKTLPFAEVESTVRKTQIAKLQEVQLFDIFESGKIGADKKSLAVSFTFLDEEKTLTDKEIDGMMNKIMTALEKDLQAEIRK